The following is a genomic window from Corvus moneduloides isolate bCorMon1 chromosome 7, bCorMon1.pri, whole genome shotgun sequence.
TCTGGATGTCCCTTATCTTGTCTGGAATAATAGATCCTGGCACTGACCAAATgtataggtttttttcctgtgaagtcCTTGcatttttgaagtttttcttaTAATTCTGTTCTACAAACTTCCTTTCCAGACAACCCTAAGCTCataatttcataaaatcatgggAAAAACTAGATTGAAAAGGACCTTTTGAGTTATTCAATACATCTTCCATTTTCAAAGCAAGGCTGACTTCCAAGTTAGACGAAACTGGGGCCTTGCTCTGTGAAGTTCTTGAGACTTCCATAGCCTCCCTGGATgtcctgttccagtgcttcaccgTGCTTGTGGTGAGAAGCATTCTTTcttaagtaaaagaaaataaagattacATTATTGCAACCTGTGATTTACAGCACTTGTACTTTCATTGTGTGTCCCTTGGGAAAGCCTGGCTCCACCATCCTGTTGTGAGACTGCTGTTGGATTTCCACCTGCTTGGCTTTCTTGTCTCCATTTTAACCACCCCTCTTCCCACAGACTGTCCTGGGTGTCCTGTGTTCCAGCTCTCTTACTGTCCCAGTGGCTCTCTGCAGTGATTATTGTTGCTAAAGTCACCTTTGTTTCTAATATAAAGGATTAATTTGGTTGAGACTATAGAGTGAAATGATCCTCCTGCCCTTTAGCTTTTACTGTTTGGTAAAAGGTGTTCTCCTCTCATCTTGTATTTTTTCACCTGATATAGAGTTGCTATTTTAGATTAAAATGAGCTCTGAGAGTTCATGTTTTCTCTACTTATTGGTTTGGAGACTTCACTTCATTGCTGCTTTTCATGCTGAAGATGTTATTTCCCTAGGAAAACTGAGCTTCATGGCATCCTTTCAGGATAGAGCGCAGCTGTCTGATCTTATCTGGGCCTGACAGATGCCTACCCTTCCCACCAAGCTCCACTGTCTCACTGAAAGAATTACCTGTTTCTGcaatctttgtttttaaaaatgatcTGCATACATATGCTTGGAAAGTAGGGcttattttaataatgtgaaGGAAGCACAATAAGATGTTGGAGAGAGATGCCATAACAAGTAGAATTACTTTTATCATTTCCTTGTTTCATCACCCATTTTGGTGTAATTGTCTTATTTGTATTGGCTTCTCCTTTGGAAGAACACGTAGCAATTTCCAAACGTTAATTAAAACCTCACAACACTACTGTGATGTCAACGTAGTAAATGAAAGAGAGTAGATAAGACCTTTCTAAAGCAACTTTTGTCTTAAGTTTATTTTGTTACACTTTATCTATCACCAAAACTGGAATCACTTTCTTTGTGCACCATAGTTTACTTGCATCAAGATGTCAAATCCTTGCAAAGAGGGAGATTTCTTGGCATCACAGGGAATATCCTCTGTGGTGGGCTACTGGTTACTCTTCTTTATTCATCCatgccttctctttctccttcctgtcCTGAGGAAGCCTGTGCTCCTTGCTGTGCAATGTCAAGTGTGGGCTGAATCTTCAAGGTTTCTAAATCTCTGTATTATGTTGTAACAGCTAAAGGATTTCACTTGAAATAAGAACCTGGGCTGCCTGGATATGAACATATATTCAAATTCTGAGAAGGTTTTTGAAGAAATATGTCCAGAGCAGCCAGTTGAGTCCTTCTCACTGTTAAGTAAtggcttttttctcccctaaGCTTTCATGAAACTCTATGGTATTTTTTATGCCAGtaataattttctcttcttcccccaCAATCCTCATGTTGATtctttagaaacatttttcttcaatcTTCAAAGGATTCCTGGTGTAAGAGATCTTCCAGATCTCTTGCTTTTGTAGCATGCTGTCTATTTTAGgtaattttatataaattctTTCTCCTCACCTTGTATAATTCGGTAGCTCTTACTATTAATCAACACATTACTACTCTCTTTTTGAAGGTGGTATTTAGGCAGTCAGTTTAGGTTTTATATAATTTATGGTGATATTCTTTCAGTGTAGTGCCAACAGTCTCACAGTGCACCAGGCCAAAGCACAGAATCATGGCAGGGACTGCTCACACTCTGGGCTCTTTTGCTTGTCTGCCCTGATGATCTTCCATTGATAAATCaacctcttcctttcttctccctccatTTTGCCTccatcctttccctccctccagctcctcttgtATTTGGCACTTAGGATATTGCACAGGCCCTGAGCAGAGAAACTCACTTTTCGTTTTCCCAAGCTTTCCACCcacttcccttctctcctgccaATGCACACACATGGTGCATTCATACACGTCAATATGCTGCTGAAATCCTGTAGAGATAGATTTGAAAAAGGTAAAGGAAAAGATTAAATACTTGTCTCTTGAGATGGCTATAGAAGAGAACGACCATCTTAGTGTTTGCACTTTATTGTTTAAATTAGtaacaaaaatactgtttattttaGCAAATATAATCACATTTTGCaaacaaatacagatttttgtAAAGAAGCAGATTTTCCACGAAAGGAAACTTCTGTTTTGtagaacagaaatgaaaatagaagCCAACATATGAAACTACTTTGACTTACATTATGATTAATTCATAAATAACCAAGAACTATGTTCAAATGCTTCTTTAAACTTAACCAGTAAAATCAAACAACATGATTTATTCACTTTACTTCGTGCTGTTTTTATACAGTGATGTAGCAGGCTAAGTACAATGATTTATACAAAGTACTATGCTTGGATTATTTTAACTATAATTTAATAGGATCTGAGACCAAATGGTGTATATCTCACAGTTTCTGCTTTATTCATGAATCATGTAAATTGAATAGCCAAGTgtttacaggaaaacaaagctgcGATTGGCATCAGGCACGCCTCTGTTCGTACACTCAAACAGAATGCACTCACAAAGAAGTCAGAACCCCAGTATCTGCAGAACAAGAGGCTGTTTGGCACCTCTGGAAGAACTCACATCATTCCAATGCCTCACCATCAAGAAAGGTACTTGCTCTCAGACACTCTCAAGATTTTGACTTGTATATTTGTGCATGCCATGAATAACACTGCaccatgattaaaaaaataggaCTGAAAAGACACACAAGCTCATACAGTAAAAACTCAATAAAACACCTAATGATGATGAGCTCTTTATACATGCAATCTGAGCCCTCAATTCATCTGTGTctccagaaattaaattctttttcccttgattTATAGAAAACCCATTACAGAGTAACAGCTCAAtcctgtatctttttttttttttttgctcctggGGTTAGAGAAGTTTTACATTACAAATAAATTTCAGCAAAGTTAAGGATTTGTCCCCagttttcctcatttaaatACATAGAGTTACACGTATATATAAATGTTCCTCAGAGAAATCACTGTTATAATTAGATAGATATTATCTGTCTATACCACAAATATTTGGGCCACAGTGCTCTGGGGTCTAATTTCTGCCACGATCAATCAGTGTTACTGAAATTCCTGAATTATTTAGTAATTGAAACCCTGAGAAAATCTTCAAGCCCAGCTGAATTCAACAGTTTATCCTGAGtaaagagagaagaatttaatGTTACGCTGAGCCACATTTAAACAGGGGAGAAGGCCACGTTGCAAGGgcctgctcctgctcttgtcattgaaaagcattttgcatAAACCCTTTACAAAACTAGGGAcataaaatcacatttaaagGGAGAACACCAAACTCCTAGAGGATTGTAGAAATTATTCATGAGAGTAATGAGTTTTCAGCTCATACTTTGGTACAAAAATGGACCTCACATTTTGTGCTCATTTCCTTTAATAgctaaatataaatatatccTGTTAAGTCCAAATATACTTCATTTGCCAAGAACTACACTAAAAACTcttaaaactaataaaatataaataaataattttattgtctttcttacaaatttcaaaattcagagCATACTCAATGCAAAATTTTCCTAAAATTGTTTGGaactgctttgtgttttggcATTTTAGAGTATCATATGAAATGATACAGCTAAACGAATAAATTAGTGTTAATTGTCTATAAAGACATCAGATGCTTTGGTTTAATGAGTTCATGAGAATGCAGGGCCTAACTGCAAGATCAGCTTTAATTGTAGAgcaaacaactttttaaaatacaaatgttttcaaataattttaaaaaaaaatccaggaagaTGTTTGTAAATCTCTAAACCCACACACGCAGGCCGACacaacacaaaaattaaaaaactctTTGTGTGAAGCTGTAAAGAGTTCCAGCTTCACGAATCAGtgccaaagcaaacaaagacCATAATCTGGCAGCAATTTAAAGTTCCCTGTTAAAAAAAGATTGATGATAAAAACCTTCTAAGAACAAAAAAACTTTCAATCCAGGAAAATACAGCTTGTAGCTTTTAATAACTGAAGAGACTGACGTGTTGTGGGACTTTGCTTGGGTGTTTTTCTTTGTTAGAATTCAAAGGACGAGTTAATTGCATTTCTGTAGGTACAGCGGATTTTTCCTCGTTGTGCTAAAGAAAAGGTGGTCACTGTGCATtgaggaggggagaagggaaactAAATACATGAAGTTGTGTGAGGAGTACACCACAACCTTGCTCTTCCCAAGTTCTTCATAATGACTGCCAGAATTTCCTTTGCATTTATGttggggaagaagagaaaactctgtacagaaaagaaagtgaacAACACAGGGCTGCTTGTTCAGCCCTCACGTTTGGCTAaagcagcaaggcaggagcaCTGCACAGAGGGCAccaggggagggaaaaggagacaaGTTTTCTTTGCAGCACTTCTCAGAGCGGCACAGCAAGCTTTTACCAAGCTTTTACCAAGCTTTTAAAAGAGTACAGAGTGCCTCCCAAGGTAACAAGTTAAGATTAATTAAAGCCTAATTAATTATATTATAAATAGCtataaaaacattgcaaaatTAACCTATCTCTGTGTTTCTTAGAATCCAGCATTACTGGGGTTTAAGATTTTAGCCTGCTGTTTCACTAATgtccaaaactgaaaacataaCATGCTTATTTGCCTTTTAGAGTTACTtgtgaaaaaaatatgcaagttAGTAAACTGAGGGGAGATAAACAACCTCAATGATGTACAGACACAATTTGGGAACGACCTGGGTGATGGGTAAAAGCCCTTGGGAAACCCTCCTACCCCGTGCTTGCCAGACAGATTTAGGAGTATCCCGTGCTATTTAAAGGACTGGCATGACTCGCACTGTTAATAAGAAAAGAGCTTCGCTTACACTGCacttctcccctttcctctcctgtgctggCTACGTCCCGTGCCGCtgggctgctgtgcctgtgcacaGCCAACGGTGCTGCTTTCACTGGAAGTTTTCCGACTTTGTGTGACCACCTCAAAATAATCTTCCAGCATCGTTGAGACCTCTCAAGCATGTCAGCTGTCGGCATcagcccctgtccccaaggACTGGCGTGCGGCTGGAGGAGTGGGCGGCAGCGCTGCGTGCAGcccgggctgggctggaggcGGAGGGCACGGCGTGTTCATGACAGCTTCCCCTGACAGGGGACACTGTGTGTTTGGAAGTTCAAGTTTCATCATGCGACACAGGTTTAGGAGGCATCAGGATCAGGGCTTGGCTGCTGAGGTTTAACATTTCTCGCGCTAAAATAGCTGCCACACCAGGTGCAACCGTCTTAACAGAGGCAATGaatttcatttgcaaaacaCCCTGAATAAACCTCTCACCGTATGAAACAAAGTGCATAGGCTTAAAAAGTAACTCTTTTAGGACTGTGCTATTTAAACGTAAACATGCAGCATGAGTGAGGCGATGTTACCCAGAGCAGTGGTACAGTCAGAGCAGGAGCGGTGAGAGACCCTCAGCCTGTTCAGAGTCCGGTTACGGCAGGACCAGTTGATGGTTTCTCTCTTTCTCGGTGCTGTTCGAGGGACAAAAATACAGGTTAGGAGGCACCAAGGACAGCACTGAACCGTTGCTTGGGTCAATCCCAAACCTGCGGGGGCTACCAATAACCACCCTCCCCAGGAGAGAGCTCCAAGAGAGGCGTGCGGAAGCCGGCCCTTACCCGCTGCCGCTGGTCGCTGAGGCAGAAGGTGCAGATGGACCGAGGCGCGGAGGCGCCTGGTGTCgagcagggctgcgggggctgcgggggctgaGCGGGCTGCGGGCAGGGCTGCGGGCAGGGCTGCGGGCAGGGCTGCGGGCAGGGCTGCTCGGTGGCCGCCGCCTCGTCCTGCCGgcgctgctgcagcagcagcacgttGGCCAGGTGCGAGATGTAGCTGGACGCCAGGCGCAGCGTCTCCACCTTGGAGAGGCGGCGGTCGGCCGGGCGGGTGGGGATGAGCCTGCGGAGGGCGCCGAAGGCCGTGTTGACGCTGTGCGTGCGGTCCCGCTCCCGCGCGTtggccgccgcccgccgcccgccgccgccccgcgcccgccgccgccgccccgcgcccgcggcCCCCCGCGCctgccccgcgcccgccgcgcccccgccgccccgcatcgcgcccgccgccgccccgccgctccATCACTTTTATGCGCGGCAGGTGCCGCATCGCCCCTGCTCGCCCCGTGTCCCGCCGGCCGCGCTTGGCGGCTGCTCTCGGCcgggggccgccgccgccgcaccTGTCGCGGCCCCGGGCTCGGCACCGGCTCCGCGGAAACcccccgctcctcctcctcccgctgccGGGGGGGGCCTTGTCTGCGGCTCCCCGCGGGAACAGCGCGCCCGCGACCACCGGTGCGACCGATCCTTGGCTCCTCTCGGGGTGTACAAACCTCTGCAGTTTTTATCCATTCCGCACCCCCGTATCCCATGTCCGTTCCAGccgtgtgtgtgtatgtgtgtaggTATGTCACCGGATCGTTTAGTCTGGAAAATACCTCagaggtcatcgagtccaacctttgaccgatcatcaccttgtcaactaaaccGTAGCGCTGAATGCCATGTCCAGCTGtttcttgaacatctccaggggtggtgattccaccacccccctgggcagccccttccaatgttTGACAACTCTTGATGtgaggaaattcttcctgatgtccagcctgaacctgAAGGCTATGTCCTCTTGTCCCTTCACTAGTTGCCttggagaagaggctgacccccacctggctacaagCTCCTTTGAGGTTATATTTTGGCTGGAGTGGGCTAATAGATCAAGCATGGAGGTGGATTTCATCACCTCCCCAGGCAACTCACATACAAATCCAATTTCTCATTCTGTTCAGAATGAGTGTCTGCCTCAATCATTTACTTATTAAAAGGTCATCATAAGCACTAATTGATTACACctcttttcttcataaaaatttGACATCCTGTCTGAGCTCAGAGACTCATGAAAGGTCATGGCACAGGTTTACTGAAATGAATCATCTCTACCTGATTAAGCAGCCTTGACTGACTCTTTTCCTGTGGTCCTGGAAGCTTATTTGTGGTGGGGCCTAAAAATTAATCCTTCTTCCCAAATCAGGGCTGGATTAGCAGAGTCATTTCTCTCCAATCATAGGTGCACACACTAAGGATAGGCAGCTGCTTAGACATGTTTGAGGGACTCATGCCGTCTCGAAATACAGCTGGTACCAACAGGCAGGGCTACAGCTCTGCAGTACGTTCCTCTGCTGGGATGGGAAAGTGCTGGTTTATGTTTGTTGCACTTTCCATTTGGGCAGAGATTGTAGGAAATAAATGGACAAACAGCTGTGTCAGCCAGTTGCAGCAGTATCCTACCCTGGCCTATTAACGAGCAACACTTCTTCCATGGGATTTTCCTTTATATTACTTGgtagaaagaaaggaaaagtcttTTGATTTCCCATTGGATGATGTTTTGGAGATTTTTGTGATTTCCATAGCAAAATATTGCTACAATGAAATCAGCTTGAGGTTGAGGTGTTTGATagcacaggctgcagaaatGCGAGGCTGGATGGGCAGGTGTGTGCCATGCTATTGATCCAAAAGAATTCCTTTGGGGTGAGAGCAGGATGTGTGGCCCTTCTTCATCAGATGCTGGGGAAAGCTGTGTTCAAAATCATGCAGTTTTCCTAAATTTTGTGAATATAACCATATCCTACTCTCACAGTAGAATGTTCTGTCTGCTTAACCTTTCAAAAAGTAAATGGTCTAGAAAATTCTGGAGTTGAATTTCTGTACTTAGAAGTGCTGCTTTTATGAAGTCCCCGGGTAAGCCTGCACTGCCCTCCATGTAGGTTTCTCCCTTTTAGtcatttgcaatatttttagaGTGAAATTCCTGTCCAGACAAAGTCAGCGACAAAACTCCCATTGACTTTAATGGAAGCAGGATTTCACCCTTGATATGTTCTGGTAGCTGAGCAGTGGAGATAATTGATTCTTTGTCAGACTCACTCATTTGCTTACCAGTGTTTTCCTGTCCTTAGCAtctcagttttttgtttttttttttatatcactGAAggtaaaccaaaacaaaatcaagccCCTTCAACAAAAAGAACCCTGAGACAAAACCACTACTGGTATTGTCAAAGTCAGAATTTACAGCTTATTGATAAACCAAGAATGAtactcaggaagaaaaatgatgcTGTATCTGCAGAGGAAACCAGAATGATTTTCTGTGACATTACAGCAATAGTTAATGTGGGGGTTAAGGACAAAAGGGGTGGCCAAACGATTCTTGTTCTGTTTCCAAGGCAGTTTGAAATAGTAATGCAAGAaatggggtggttttttttggtcgGATAAGGAGTCTTGTAAAAAGGCCAAAATGCTGGTGACTTTAATTACTAGGTTATTGATTGGGATAACATTTATGCAAGTGCTAGGGGGAGCATATTCCTCAAGGAAGGTGCAGCAGGGCAGCATTGCTGTTATTTTACAATTTGCTGAATTGCTAATAGTGAGCAAGAATGGGGCTGCATGAATGCAAAGCAGAAGACTGGGCAATATTTTATGTGCAGTGATAAGGTTTTGCCTGAAATTTGCCTTCGTGCTACATAGAGAAAGTTATCAGATATCCATTGTAAGGAAGCATTCAACACTGTTCAAAAGACTGGAAATATGAAGTATCTCACTGATTAGTTGCAGTCTAGTGGCTGGTATTTCTTtaatttgcctttattttttgaaCAGTGttaataggaaataaaaaaagagaagaattcaGAAGAAGGCAATTTGGGAAAAGCTATACCTATGAAAAGAGCAAGTTATTTAGAGGataacaaaagaaacaaatctaAATTAGCAGCACTGAATGACTCTGGTCACAGCCAAGAAGCCTTCCAAACATATTTCCATTAAATAGGAAGTATAGCACAAAATTGTTcacttgttaaaaaaagaaaagacatttagagacaaaaatgccttttaaaaagaagcacTTGAATGTTTGTGGCCTCAGTCTGTGCCTGCAGGTCACACTGACTTCAGTGAGACACTTGTTTATTCAAGAGCAGAAATATGGCAGTATCCTAtggacaactttttttttttcaacaactGTTCATATTTTTCTGCCTCACACCATGGTGCTTTTTGCCACACACTGTGTTTTTTGAAGGATTACACTCTGTCTTCTCCATCAAAGCCattacacatacacatatatttttagtTCTGCATACAGTATTGCTCACATGTGTGAGAAGATATGTCTGTGTTGTaggcaaaagcagcacagatcCTGTACAGATTCCCAAACCACTGTTATTAACTGTTTTGTTCACCAGGATACTCCTGCTGTGCTTACCTGATGAGGCAGGTGCATGCTGTATTTCAATCACATTTGACAGAAAGGAGAGTCCAGCTCtaacaaagagaaacaaatacagGATGTTGATGGCTGGAAATGTCCACTAAGCTGAAAATAATACATTTGACAAAACGTTATCAATTATGTGTCTGTCTCGGACTTTGGCTGGCTGTGACAGCTACTTCTGTCCTTCATAAACCTGGGCGATGGAGTTGtcatttttattgcaatttttaataaatgtgacTGCCATAAAATACCTGTTGATTGAAGAATCTTTCAAATGGCATTTCACTCTATACAGGTTCTGTAAGGGAGTgattttaaggagaaaagatTGAAGAGTAGTCAAAATATTGGATggtaaaagagaattttttggAGAAGGAGGACTTGCACAAAGCATGTTAAATGAGGAAAGGTTAATCAAGAGGTGGATTTAAGGCTTCATGTGTTAAAATCCTGTCAGGTGGGATGGTGAACCTTCCAGATTGTAATAAATATACTGCACACATTTTGAACTCTCAGTCTGCTACAGGAGTGCAAGCTCCCAGgcaggggaggagcaggagcagctctgtcctgcaCTGCTGGTAGTTGATTAATGTGGGATCTAACAAGTCCCTTCTTGATATTCCAGCCAGCCAGATTTAGCATGACACTTATCTCTTCACTTGCAATCTCTTCACTTGCAATCTCTGTTCTTCATCTGAATTGATCTGTGCCATGATTCTCCGGTGCGTTAATGAGTTTTCTGTGTGGTGGAGTGCTAGAGGCCTTGTTAAACTCCAGGGACATCCTGCctactgcattttatttatacaCCCACTCTGATACTCTTGACAAAAAGAAGCTGAGTTGTTTATCTTTAAGTTTTTGACAAAAAATTTGTCTTACAGtaattttctctgctctggctgcccacagagGCAAATCCAAATATATTATTCACCTGCTATTTCAAAACCATTTAAACTTGCCAAGTCTAAGTGGTGTTTTACACGATTGTGCTGATACTCTTGAAGTTGTTATTaactgcctcagaagtaatttttGATTGTGGTTGCATTCAGCAGAAAGATGACAAGGCATGTTCTTTTCTCTGTCAGGCTGAAGTGATATAAGGACAATATGCCTGccctcaaaaccaaaatgttttggAAGCAGTGTTTCTGCAGAGTCTGTTTTGTTCATTAAAGCTGCCAGAGCCCTCCCTTGCCTGCTGCcttatttcattgctttttaaatccattttaacAGAGCTTGGTTGCTGTTTGGGAAGATGTTGTCTGGAGCATTCAGCTGTTGTGCGTGGTTTGGGAGATCTTTTGCTAATCCATTTGGAAATCCCTGTGTTGGTGAGAAACCAGACCTTAGATGAAGCTGTGGTTGCTTGTGTCTTTGTGTAGCTGGCTGGCTGGTTGGGAGGGACTCTCCCACTCTCCTGTACTTTGCCACATGAATCCATGCCTCAAACATACACTGCAGAAGTGTATTCAGCTTGGTTTTATAGGGAAAAGGGACTGGAAGCACCACCCAGCAAGGTGTCGTGCTCTTCAAACTCTTCTCCTGACAAAGCACCAACAGCTCGTGCTCTCTGTCCGCTTCCAGACGCTGTCACATGATGGTCAGTCTGTGTAATTTCTGACTGTCCCACATCCCATGTTTTTGCTTTTTCGGAGACTAAGGGTTGCTGGGTCTGTTTTGCAATGTCTCATGATCCAGGCTTACCAGCTTGGATCACTGATGGAAATCCAGCTTTTCTGGAGTTTTCTAGGTCACTGAGAAGCAGAATGTATAGTATTAATATTAAACAGGCATTGAATTTTCACACAGGCTCATGTTTGTTTGgcgtttttttctttttttttttttttaaataaaggtgGAATGGTGCTGTAGAAATGCAACTGAATTTTAGTTATAAAAAATACTCAGCTACTGTAATAACGAACAGGAACATGAGATGTAGGATCATCCACTTGTGTGGAACAACTATTGCAGACACTTCAAAATGCTTATTGCAATTTGATTTGTTCCATCTTCCCCTCCCAATCATAGTTATATCTgccaaaaaaatcttttttcacCCCATACTTGTAGTTTTACAATATCCCTTTATGAAGAGCACTATACTGCACAAGATTTTGTAGGTACTTTAAAGAATGTATTTCCAACAATATCTTTAAAGTGCTTAGGGCTGACAAATCCAAAGATATCCCAAAGCCcatgaaagaaatataattGATTGTATAATTACCATAGCTTCTGCAATACCACTGCAACTGAAGTTGTTTGTATGGTTTCTGTCCCTCTTCTCAGCTTCTAGAGTATCGTCCTGTGAAGATACTCAAAATCTGGCATTCTTTAGAGAGTTCACTTTGTTCTCCTTAGTGCTGCAATTCCACACGAGCACTGCTGTTAGCAAAGACATCTCTGACGACGATTCTATAGTGCAAACTAGATTAGAGGATAGATTCAGTTTCAGTCATGCAGGTTCAGGCCAGAACTGACTCCACTGCCACCAGCTGAGTTAATCTGTCCCTGCACCAGTATAGCTGGTGCCATCACCAGAGCAATAACCAGTTTTAAGCTGCTGTTGGGAGTACTTAATTGATGTTAGAGGCTGCATGAAGGTAAATTCCTTTATATTCTCAATTTTTGCCAGAGAAGTTGAAGTGGAATATATGTCCCTGTGTGTGTATAAAAACAAAGCCATTTCAGTTTCAAATGTGTGTTGCAAAGAAGATAGCCAACTTTTTAAGGCCATGTGATCTTACAGTTTCTAATAAAATTGTCTCATCCCTGACCTTTTACTCACATTTGAGGCAGTGGGAGTAGATACTTTTATCTTCAGATAAGGATGGGGAAAGTTTCCTAAAAAGTTCCTTTAATCAATCACCAATTAAACCTGAGAGTTTTAATGGGATAATTTCAcaagttggaaaaaaacccaaaacaacaaagcaatGATCTACTTAAAATAGAATTGACTCTAAAATACTGTAATTGAAGTAGTATTTTGGAAGCCTAAATCCACAGCTGTTGGT
Proteins encoded in this region:
- the LOC116446913 gene encoding LOW QUALITY PROTEIN: basic helix-loop-helix transcription factor scleraxis-like (The sequence of the model RefSeq protein was modified relative to this genomic sequence to represent the inferred CDS: inserted 1 base in 1 codon), yielding MGYGGAEWIKTAEVCTPREEPRIGRTGGRGRAVPAGSRRQGPPRQREEEERGVSAEPVPSPGPRQCGAAGARRARGRRGGPRARGGGGGRGAAAXRRAAANARERDRTHSVNTAFGALRRLIPTRPADRRLSKVETLRLASSYISHLANVLLLQQRRQDEAAATEQPCPQPCPQPCPQPCPQPAQPPQPPQPCSTPGASAPRSICTFCLSDQRQRHREREKPSTGPAVTGL